A genomic segment from Malaclemys terrapin pileata isolate rMalTer1 chromosome 1, rMalTer1.hap1, whole genome shotgun sequence encodes:
- the LOC128836948 gene encoding olfactory receptor 51G2-like — translation MSAVNDSNFNSAVFLLTGIPGQEDVPLWISIPFCLMYVISIVCNSVILFIIKTDPSLHEPMYILLFMLAVTDLGLSISTIPTMLGILLFNSRKISLDACFAQLFFIHWLQCIESSVLLLMAFDRFIEICNPLRYASILTLPRIAKMGLVFVLRAVAVTFPLPFLLKRFQYCKANVLSHSYCLHQEVMKMACSDIKVNDIYGLSVTLITMGLDSLLILLSYVMIFKTVLSVTSHTESLRALNTCISHLCAILLFYIPVIGLAVIHRFRNSSFHLLQVVLGYIYQLVPPVINPIVYSVKSKHFRARIIRAFIK, via the coding sequence atgtcagctgtcaatgacaGCAATTTCAACtctgcagtgttccttctcaccgggatacctgggcaggaagaTGTCCCTCTCTGGATCTCTATCCCCTTCTGTTTAATGTATGTCATTTCGATAGTATGcaattcagtcattctgttcattataaaaacagatccaagcctccatgagccTATGTATATTCTCCTTTTCATGTTGGCCGTCACAGATCTTGGCTTATCGATATCCACCATACCAACAATGCTGGGCATATTGTTGTTTAACTCTAGGAAGATCAGCCTCGATGCCTGTTttgcccagctgttcttcatccactgGCTTCAATGCATTGAATCCTCTGTGCtcttgttgatggcctttgaccgcttcatTGAGATCTGTAACCCACTGAGATATGCTTCCATCTTAACACTGCCAAGAATAGCCAAGATGGGACTGGTGTTTGTGCTAAGAGCAGTGGCCGTaacatttcccctcccttttctccTGAAACGGTTCCAATATTGTAAagccaatgtcctctcccattcctactgcctgcaccaggaagtcatgaagatGGCTTGTTCGGACATCAAAGTGAACGACATCTATGGCTTATCTGTTACACTCATAACTATGGGGTTGGACTCGCTGCTCATCCTCCTTTCTTATGTGATGATCTTCAAAACGGTGCTGAGTGTCACATCCCACACGGAGTCCCTCAGGGCCCTAAACACCTGCATCTCCCACCTCTGCGCCATCTTGCTGTTCTATATACCAGTGATTGGTCTGGCTGTGATACACAGATTCAGAAATAGCTCTTTTCACTTGCTTCAGGTTGTCCTGGGCTATATCTACCAGCTGGTTCCGCCCGTGATAAATCCAATTGTGTACAGTGTGAAAAGTAAACACTTCCGTGCGAGGATAATCAGAGCATTCATCAAGTGA